The following are from one region of the Francisella opportunistica genome:
- the rpmB gene encoding 50S ribosomal protein L28: MSKVCIVTGKRPATGNNVSHAQNKTKRRFLPNLHTHRFWVESENRYIKLKVSSKGMRIIDKKGIDTVLSNLRAQGHKI; the protein is encoded by the coding sequence ATGTCTAAAGTTTGTATAGTTACAGGTAAAAGACCTGCTACTGGAAATAATGTTTCACATGCTCAAAACAAAACGAAGAGAAGATTCCTACCAAATCTTCATACGCATAGATTTTGGGTAGAAAGTGAAAATAGGTATATAAAACTAAAAGTTAGTTCTAAAGGTATGAGAATTATCGACAAGAAAGGTATTGATACTGTTCTTAGTAACCTTAGAGCTCAAGGTCATAAAATTTAA
- the rpmG gene encoding 50S ribosomal protein L33: MREKIRLVSSAKTGHFYTTTKNKREMPNKMEIKKFDPVIRKHVMYKEAKIK; the protein is encoded by the coding sequence ATGAGAGAGAAAATCAGATTAGTTTCTTCTGCGAAAACAGGACATTTCTACACTACTACAAAAAACAAAAGAGAAATGCCAAACAAAATGGAAATTAAAAAATTTGATCCAGTAATTCGCAAGCATGTAATGTATAAAGAAGCTAAAATAAAATAA